A segment of the Anaeromicrobium sediminis genome:
TTAACTTTCTTTCATACAAGTCATAATCACCTTGAGAAAATAATACAAGCATTATTTCTTCTAAAGAATTATTTTTATCTATGAAATCCAATATGGCTTTTATGGCTATATCTGCTGCTTCATCTATAGGGTATGAATAGGCACCAGTAGATATGGCTGGAAAGGCTATAGTCTTTATATTATTTTCTCCCCCTAATGTTAGTGAACTATTATATGCATTGTATAAGAGACTTTCCTCATGATTATTTCCACCCCTATATATTGGTCCAACCGTATGGATTACATACTTAGCATCTAGTTTTCCAGCCCCCGTTATTCTAGCTTCTCCTGTAGGACAACCTCCTATGGTTTTACATTCCTTTAATATATCTGGTCCACCAGCTCTATGAATGGCTCCATCTACTCCGCCACCACCTAATAAACTATTGTTTGCCGCATTCACTATAGCATCTATTTTTATTTTTGTTATATTTCCTTTTATAATGCTTATCTTTGTGCTTTTATACATATACTCTTTCATATATGAAAATTCCCCCTA
Coding sequences within it:
- a CDS encoding O-acetyl-ADP-ribose deacetylase, whose protein sequence is MKEYMYKSTKISIIKGNITKIKIDAIVNAANNSLLGGGGVDGAIHRAGGPDILKECKTIGGCPTGEARITGAGKLDAKYVIHTVGPIYRGGNNHEESLLYNAYNSSLTLGGENNIKTIAFPAISTGAYSYPIDEAADIAIKAILDFIDKNNSLEEIMLVLFSQGDYDLYERKLNRI